In Myxocyprinus asiaticus isolate MX2 ecotype Aquarium Trade chromosome 46, UBuf_Myxa_2, whole genome shotgun sequence, a single window of DNA contains:
- the LOC127436309 gene encoding transcription factor Maf-like, translated as MASELAMSSSDLPTSPLAMEYVNDFDLMKFEVKKEPVEPDRSISQCSRLIAGGSLSSTPMSTPCSSVPPSPSFSAPSPGSGSEQKAHLEDFYWMTGYQQQLNPEALGFSPEDAVEALINSTHQLQSFDGYARGQQFTSAAGTGGAMPGEEMGSAAAVVSAVIAAAAAQNGAPHHHLHHHHHHHPAGHHPTPGVQSNGNSANHQHMHLDDRFSDEQLVTMSVRELNRQLRGVSKEEVIRLKQKRRTLKNRGYAQSCRYKRVQQRHVLEGEKSQLMQQVDHLKQEISRLVRERDAYKEKYEKLISSGFRENGSSSDNNPSSPEFFMTSRKFLHL; from the exons ATGGCATCAGAACTGGCAATGAGCAGCTCCGACCTGCCCACCAGTCCCCTGGCCATGGAATATGTTAATGACTTCGATCTGATGAAGTTTGAAGTGAAAAAGGAGCCGGTGGAGCCCGATCGCAGCATCAGCCAGTGCAGCCGCTTGATCGCCGGGGGATCCTTGTCTTCCACCCCGATGAGCACGCCTTGCAGCTCGGTTCCCCCTTCCCCAAGCTTCTCGGCGCCCAGCCCGGGCTCCGGGAGCGAGCAGAAGGCGCACCTGGAGGATTTTTACTGGATGACCGGCTACCAACAGCAGCTCAACCCGGAGGCTTTGGGCTTCAGTCCCGAGGACGCGGTGGAGGCGCTCATCAACAGCACGCACCAGCTCCAGAGCTTCGATGGCTATGCTAGAGGGCAGCAGTTTACCAGCGCGGCCGGGACGGGAGGCGCCATGCCCGGGGAGGAGATGGGATCCGCCGCCGCGGTGGTCTCCGCAGTCATCGCCGCCGCCGCAGCGCAGAACGGGGCGCCGCACCACCACCTCCAccatcaccaccaccaccaccccgCCGGGCACCATCCGACGCCCGGTGTGCAGTCCAACGGCAACTCCGCCAACCACCAACACATGCACCTGGACGACCGCTTCTCGGACGAGCAGCTGGTGACCATGTCCGTGCGCGAGCTCAACCGGCAGCTCCGGGGGGTCAGCAAAGAGGAGGTGATCCGACTCAAACAGAAGAGGAGAACCCTCAAAAACAGAGGCTATGCCCAGTCATGTCGCTACAAGAGGGTCCAGCAGAGGCACGTCCTGGAGGGCGAGAAGAGCCAGCTCATGCAGCAGGTGGACCACCTCAAGCAGGAGATCTCCAGACTGGTGCGCGAGAGAGACGCGTACAAAGAAAAATACGAGAAGCTCATCAGCAGCGGCTTCCGAGAAAACGGATCGAGCAGCGACAACAACCCGTCGTCCCCGGAGTTTTTCAT GACATCGCGGAAATTTCTACACCTGTGA